One Cohnella candidum genomic region harbors:
- a CDS encoding LysE family transporter: MGVFLSYIILGLSISAPLGPINAAQIDKGIKNGFLHAWLIGLGAMIADISYMVLVFLGVVHLVNQPFVKTFLWLFGAFVLTYTGVESLLKAKEVQINEERSIASFGKTLLTGFLMSASSPLSILFWLGIFGSVLAQTAAVADHSQLIYYSSGIIAGIMIWDFTMAGIAGIFRKYVNRGFLTGISVVSGFSLIGFGGYFGIQGLQMLLA; the protein is encoded by the coding sequence ATGGGCGTTTTCCTCAGCTACATAATCCTAGGCTTATCGATTTCCGCGCCGCTTGGCCCCATTAACGCGGCCCAGATCGACAAGGGCATCAAAAACGGCTTCCTGCACGCCTGGCTGATCGGGCTCGGCGCGATGATCGCCGACATTTCTTACATGGTGCTCGTGTTCCTTGGGGTCGTCCATCTGGTCAACCAACCGTTCGTCAAAACGTTCCTTTGGCTCTTCGGCGCCTTCGTGCTTACTTATACGGGGGTAGAGAGCCTTTTGAAAGCCAAGGAAGTCCAGATCAACGAGGAAAGAAGCATAGCCTCCTTCGGCAAGACATTGCTGACCGGGTTTTTGATGTCCGCGTCCAGTCCGTTATCCATCCTGTTTTGGCTGGGCATCTTTGGGTCCGTCCTGGCCCAGACCGCTGCCGTCGCCGACCATTCCCAGTTGATATACTACAGCAGCGGCATCATCGCCGGTATCATGATCTGGGATTTCACGATGGCCGGCATCGCGGGCATTTTCCGAAAATACGTAAACCGGGGTTTTCTGACGGGGATATCGGTCGTTTCGGGCTTTTCCTTGATCGGATTCGGCGGCTACTTCGGGATCCAAGGCCTTCAGATGCTTCTCGCCTGA
- a CDS encoding LacI family DNA-binding transcriptional regulator, whose product MKTVTVYDIAKEANVSVATVSRVLNNTAPVKKETRDRITELINKYQFQPNALARSLSKKETGMIGIILPDITNPFFPEVLSGFDREARDNGYTYFLCDTVSANGDMADQYGRESQYLSALSEKQVDGIVMLGGRVDLAKPREELTSEVLEIGKRVPVLLINGDLPGTSLHRVCIDERLGAELATRHLIELGHRDIAIVGGYPHMRNTIQRTAGAVKTMQQYGLKVRKEWVLGDGFSVESGVGFIRQLLEQRERPTAVFCMNDLVAIGVMKGAYKAGLSVPGDLSIVGYDDIPFASASTPELTTVSLKANELGRTAAQILHQLISKEKVRKTSILQPELVVRETTAPR is encoded by the coding sequence TTGAAAACGGTTACGGTCTATGATATCGCAAAGGAAGCCAACGTGTCCGTGGCGACCGTCTCCAGGGTGCTGAACAACACGGCCCCCGTCAAGAAGGAAACGAGAGACCGCATTACGGAGCTGATCAACAAGTACCAGTTCCAGCCGAACGCCCTCGCCAGAAGCTTGAGCAAGAAAGAAACCGGCATGATCGGCATCATCCTCCCCGACATCACGAATCCTTTTTTTCCCGAAGTGTTATCCGGATTCGACCGGGAAGCCCGAGACAACGGTTACACCTATTTTCTGTGCGATACGGTCTCCGCGAACGGCGACATGGCGGACCAGTACGGTCGGGAATCCCAGTATTTGAGCGCGCTGAGCGAGAAACAAGTGGACGGAATCGTCATGCTCGGAGGGAGAGTGGATCTGGCCAAACCGAGGGAAGAGCTGACGTCGGAAGTGCTGGAGATCGGCAAACGGGTGCCCGTTCTGCTAATTAACGGAGACTTGCCCGGAACGTCGCTTCACCGGGTGTGCATCGATGAACGCCTCGGCGCCGAGCTCGCAACCAGGCACTTGATTGAGCTGGGACACCGGGACATCGCGATCGTTGGAGGCTACCCCCATATGAGGAATACGATCCAGCGCACGGCGGGCGCGGTCAAAACGATGCAGCAGTACGGGCTCAAGGTGCGCAAAGAGTGGGTGCTTGGCGACGGATTTTCCGTGGAGAGCGGGGTAGGGTTCATTCGGCAGCTGCTCGAGCAGCGGGAACGTCCGACCGCCGTCTTCTGCATGAACGACCTGGTCGCGATCGGCGTGATGAAGGGCGCGTACAAAGCGGGATTAAGCGTTCCTGGCGATCTCTCGATCGTGGGATACGACGACATTCCGTTCGCCTCGGCGAGTACGCCGGAGCTGACGACCGTTTCGCTCAAGGCGAATGAACTCGGCCGCACGGCCGCGCAGATCCTGCACCAGTTGATCAGCAAGGAGAAAGTGCGCAAGACGTCGATCCTCCAGCCCGAATTAGTCGTTCGCGAAACGACGGCGCCCCGTTGA
- a CDS encoding AraC family transcriptional regulator, which yields MTARKLGGLFPVDAEQEAGTEIQPHVYAYYFKQWRDFRMPEPHRHESTEIMFVMSGTCRVEVLDSAVELKKGEFIVIGFNVPHRLIVENSCRMLNLEFGFRPGNLGTLSFRQLRAGEPELEDLLAEPAPYLVLRDPDDVYHSLKSLVLELDAHGTQGSGLSHVLFAQLLIRIARLREEQAADQGRPEDRYVRQSLDFLSQNYDRDIRVTDVASAVNLHPGYLQRIFKSATGRTLIDALTDIRMEKAKMLLKQTNIPVTEIYDYVGIRSRQYFHAVFKKHTNRTPLEYRQSEGVQLWGY from the coding sequence ATGACCGCTAGAAAGCTCGGCGGATTGTTTCCCGTAGACGCGGAGCAGGAAGCGGGAACGGAGATCCAGCCCCACGTTTACGCCTATTATTTCAAACAATGGCGGGATTTCCGAATGCCGGAGCCGCATCGCCACGAGTCGACGGAAATCATGTTCGTCATGAGCGGAACGTGCCGCGTCGAAGTGCTGGACAGTGCAGTCGAGCTCAAGAAAGGCGAGTTTATCGTGATCGGGTTCAATGTGCCCCACCGGCTGATAGTGGAAAACTCTTGCCGAATGCTGAACCTGGAGTTCGGCTTTCGGCCGGGAAACCTGGGGACGCTGTCGTTTCGACAACTGCGGGCGGGTGAACCCGAGCTTGAGGATTTGCTGGCGGAGCCGGCCCCTTATTTGGTGCTTCGGGATCCGGACGACGTCTACCATTCGCTCAAAAGCCTCGTCCTCGAGCTCGACGCTCACGGTACGCAGGGGAGCGGTTTGTCCCACGTTTTGTTCGCGCAACTGCTGATTCGGATCGCGAGACTGCGGGAAGAACAAGCCGCCGATCAAGGCCGGCCGGAGGACCGGTATGTCCGCCAGAGTCTAGATTTTTTGTCGCAAAACTACGACCGCGATATCCGCGTGACGGATGTGGCATCGGCGGTCAACCTGCATCCAGGGTACTTGCAGCGCATCTTCAAATCCGCCACGGGGCGGACGCTGATCGACGCGTTGACGGACATCCGCATGGAGAAAGCCAAAATGCTGCTGAAACAAACGAACATCCCCGTGACCGAAATTTACGATTACGTAGGGATCCGGAGCCGCCAGTATTTTCACGCCGTGTTCAAGAAGCATACGAACCGGACGCCGCTCGAATACAGGCAATCGGAGGGCGTGCAGCTTTGGGGCTATTGA
- a CDS encoding beta-galactosidase — translation MNGSVHTEPAVRFTRNAVRINGESVVLLCASLFYFRIPRESWRERMDQVKSMGYNGIDVYFPWNFHEKREGEWDFTGDRDAEEFLRLAAEAGLWVVARPGPYICSEWDGGALPAYLLTKPGIRLRDNDPLFLQYVAEWYGRILSIIGRHELNGGGCVVCVQLDNELDFYGCADPQGYMERLRDLAAANGISVPLIACAGQGGLLEASGFAEGVMPTCNFYPNDRDPEFERKVLHYRNVLADKDFPLLVTETNRSHFLLRRLLSGGAKLLGPYLQVSGTDFGFTNATNNWGKPLAFMTSDYDFGGMISPEGHLREEAYEGRLLGRLIRAYGTSLAEAVPESLEAWSLKDNGGKEDGLFGPFALRLGSGGGSLIFLTNGTDAAKEAVLQEANGSTIPRQGTIKLAAGRSLALPANLALSTWNLPGSLAYSTAELYHAEQLAAGTLLAFHTDDAPGEIVLDFPQTAQIATDGGVSADRLGERLLITFNGKDPGRCVLTTEDERALTIVITDRMAALYLEAVSPSGSMVLAEPKTGGVYADTGLTVDWTLSISDPAVTPTEATAVSSGQARAEHLENLGVYRGFSWYGATVRLPEHKRLQGFLVRQAGDVVSLYAGGRYAGTVVPGGGSTFLPHETRTEEILPLQARVEIWGHTNFDDLRLPGLRLNALKGLTGITAVTDVKEITSNWRVCRAKDDSFAIPEENADDGEWPVVGFGGWLSSDHPAYEIYRREFEVSAEADSWTVHFEGLQALAKLSVNGRVPVEIHPFDPYVDLTPYVVPGDTLAFTVFLQKVLGLPTGRVRVYEGFEAGDYTVRAGEEPELQAHAKAAKQSGHIQQLPIQLEPGATAWLSGAVANSAANNGWRVKVEGSGLKLTVFFADRVVGRLWLPGGAARPVMTGGSPDSFYLPGPWFDDARQELSILLEAVDAESPGRLVSLDFIPV, via the coding sequence ATGAACGGAAGCGTGCATACGGAACCCGCCGTCCGTTTCACCCGCAACGCGGTGCGCATTAACGGGGAATCCGTTGTCCTGCTCTGCGCCTCGCTTTTTTATTTCCGGATCCCGCGCGAGTCGTGGCGGGAGAGAATGGATCAGGTCAAAAGCATGGGTTACAACGGCATCGACGTTTATTTCCCGTGGAATTTCCACGAGAAGCGGGAAGGGGAATGGGATTTTACCGGTGACAGGGATGCGGAGGAGTTCCTTCGTCTCGCAGCGGAAGCGGGTTTATGGGTGGTTGCCCGGCCCGGTCCCTATATCTGCTCCGAGTGGGACGGCGGCGCCCTTCCCGCTTACCTTCTCACGAAGCCGGGCATCCGGCTCAGGGATAACGATCCGCTGTTTCTTCAGTACGTGGCCGAATGGTATGGCCGGATCCTGTCCATCATCGGGCGCCACGAGTTGAATGGAGGCGGCTGCGTCGTATGCGTGCAGCTGGACAACGAGCTTGATTTTTACGGTTGCGCCGATCCTCAAGGATACATGGAACGGCTGAGAGATCTGGCTGCGGCAAACGGCATCTCGGTTCCCTTGATCGCATGCGCCGGCCAAGGAGGGTTACTCGAAGCTTCGGGATTCGCGGAAGGCGTTATGCCGACCTGCAACTTCTACCCGAACGACCGCGATCCGGAGTTCGAACGCAAGGTGCTCCATTACCGGAATGTTTTGGCCGACAAGGATTTCCCGCTTCTCGTGACGGAGACGAACCGAAGCCACTTTCTGCTCCGCAGGCTGCTTTCCGGCGGCGCGAAGCTGCTCGGTCCTTATCTGCAAGTTTCGGGCACGGACTTCGGATTCACGAACGCGACGAACAATTGGGGCAAACCGCTCGCCTTTATGACTTCCGATTACGATTTCGGCGGCATGATTTCCCCGGAAGGCCATCTGCGCGAGGAAGCGTATGAAGGCCGGCTGCTCGGCAGGCTGATCCGAGCATACGGTACATCGCTCGCGGAAGCCGTGCCGGAATCGCTGGAGGCGTGGTCTTTAAAAGACAACGGCGGCAAGGAAGACGGTCTGTTCGGCCCGTTTGCCTTGCGGTTGGGCAGCGGGGGCGGCAGCCTGATTTTCCTGACGAACGGTACCGACGCCGCGAAGGAAGCCGTGCTGCAAGAAGCGAACGGCAGCACCATTCCCCGGCAGGGTACGATCAAGCTGGCCGCCGGCCGATCGCTTGCGCTGCCGGCGAATCTTGCGCTCTCGACGTGGAATTTGCCGGGCAGCCTGGCGTATTCCACCGCGGAACTTTACCACGCCGAGCAGTTGGCAGCCGGTACGTTGCTTGCGTTCCATACGGATGACGCGCCGGGCGAAATCGTGCTCGACTTCCCGCAAACGGCTCAAATCGCGACCGATGGCGGCGTATCGGCCGACAGGCTGGGAGAAAGGCTCCTTATCACGTTTAACGGCAAAGACCCAGGGAGATGCGTGTTGACCACGGAAGATGAACGAGCTTTGACGATCGTGATTACCGATCGAATGGCAGCCCTTTATCTTGAAGCGGTGTCCCCGTCGGGTTCTATGGTCTTGGCCGAACCGAAGACGGGCGGCGTCTATGCCGATACCGGATTGACGGTGGATTGGACATTATCGATCAGCGACCCAGCCGTAACGCCCACGGAGGCGACAGCCGTCTCCAGCGGGCAAGCTCGTGCCGAGCACCTGGAAAACTTGGGGGTGTATCGAGGATTCTCCTGGTACGGAGCGACCGTTCGCCTGCCGGAACACAAACGGCTTCAAGGCTTCCTCGTCCGCCAAGCCGGCGACGTCGTGTCGCTATATGCCGGAGGACGATACGCCGGAACCGTCGTGCCGGGAGGCGGGAGCACCTTCTTGCCTCACGAGACTCGCACCGAGGAAATCCTGCCGCTGCAGGCGCGGGTGGAGATCTGGGGGCACACGAATTTCGACGACCTCCGGCTTCCTGGTTTGAGGCTTAACGCCTTAAAAGGGTTAACCGGCATCACGGCCGTCACCGACGTCAAGGAGATCACCTCCAACTGGCGAGTGTGCCGGGCCAAGGACGACTCGTTCGCCATTCCGGAGGAGAATGCGGATGATGGGGAATGGCCGGTCGTGGGCTTCGGCGGATGGCTGTCGTCCGACCATCCCGCTTACGAGATATACCGCCGTGAATTCGAAGTCTCCGCGGAAGCCGACTCGTGGACGGTCCATTTCGAGGGCCTTCAAGCGCTGGCGAAACTCAGCGTGAATGGACGTGTACCGGTCGAAATACATCCGTTCGATCCTTACGTCGATCTCACGCCTTACGTCGTACCCGGCGACACCCTAGCGTTTACCGTTTTCCTGCAGAAAGTGTTGGGCTTGCCGACCGGACGCGTTCGAGTATACGAAGGCTTCGAGGCCGGCGATTACACCGTCCGAGCCGGAGAGGAACCGGAGCTGCAGGCTCACGCGAAAGCGGCCAAGCAAAGCGGCCACATCCAACAGTTGCCGATCCAACTCGAGCCGGGAGCGACCGCTTGGCTGTCCGGCGCCGTCGCCAACTCGGCTGCCAACAACGGATGGCGCGTGAAAGTTGAGGGCAGCGGACTGAAATTGACCGTCTTCTTCGCCGACAGGGTCGTCGGGCGGCTGTGGCTGCCGGGCGGCGCCGCGAGGCCGGTCATGACCGGCGGAAGTCCCGACTCGTTCTACCTCCCGGGTCCTTGGTTCGACGACGCCCGGCAAGAGTTATCGATTCTGCTGGAAGCGGTGGACGCCGAATCGCCGGGCCGGTTGGTTTCTCTGGACTTTATCCCTGTCTGA
- a CDS encoding beta-galactosidase, translating to MAKTLKEKTVRLGACYYPEQWDETLWEDDFRRMRELGFSIIRVAEFAWAYMEPEEGMFRFDLFDRALDAAHRHGLQVILGTPTATPPAWLTHRYAETLNATLEGIPYRHGMRRHYNYNSPVYRQLCARITREMAEHFKDHPAVVGWQIDNELNCEVNVFYSDADHAAFRGWLERKYDTLDALNKAWGTVFWSQTYTAWEQVHLSRPTPANSPNPHQALDEKRFISDSAIEFARIQADILREVVGERHWVTTNGLFGHLDSHRLTDELLDFISYDSYPQFSSIYPDEGPDPLLDRKWSWNLSGVRSISPNFCVMEQQSGPGGWVNRISMASPRPGQMRLWTYQSIAHGADMVLYFRWRTATFGSEIYWHGINDYHNRPNRRVREAARVGEELARVGEKLAQSRYEADVAIVGDYDNVWDGEFDEWHGPLTAKSVSAWIKTLQREHIAADSLTLTGETALDELRRYRVLVYPHPAILTEAAATLLRSYAEAGGTVLFGARTGYKNEFGHTRMMPFPGLAASLCGVTVEDFTLIKGTVPAPSLHWIGEESSSADTLKADGFNDILSVESDGVKVIAEYASDYYAGKPALTVNSVGQGRVYYYGAAFNEAVVRKLLPELGLRTTAADVIDAPAEVEIAVRRHPESGEAFIFALNYSREPVTLHLKRSVVDLLSGNSLEGNVVLEPYGVLVLNECP from the coding sequence GTGGCAAAAACGTTGAAGGAAAAGACCGTCCGTCTGGGCGCGTGCTATTACCCGGAGCAATGGGATGAGACGTTGTGGGAGGATGATTTCCGCCGCATGCGGGAGCTCGGCTTCTCGATCATCCGCGTGGCCGAATTCGCTTGGGCGTATATGGAGCCGGAGGAAGGAATGTTCCGGTTCGATCTATTCGACCGGGCGCTGGATGCCGCTCACCGGCACGGCCTCCAGGTTATTCTGGGCACGCCGACCGCCACGCCGCCGGCATGGCTGACGCACCGCTATGCGGAAACGCTGAACGCCACTTTGGAAGGTATTCCTTACCGGCATGGCATGCGGAGGCATTACAATTACAACAGTCCGGTCTATCGGCAGCTTTGCGCCCGGATCACCAGGGAAATGGCCGAGCACTTCAAGGACCATCCGGCCGTCGTGGGCTGGCAAATCGACAACGAGCTGAACTGCGAAGTCAACGTCTTCTATTCGGATGCGGACCATGCCGCGTTCCGCGGGTGGCTGGAGCGGAAATACGACACCCTGGATGCTCTCAATAAAGCTTGGGGTACCGTGTTCTGGAGCCAAACGTATACCGCGTGGGAGCAAGTCCATCTATCCAGGCCGACACCCGCCAACTCCCCCAACCCGCATCAGGCACTGGACGAGAAGCGGTTCATTTCGGACAGCGCGATCGAGTTCGCCCGCATCCAAGCGGATATTTTGCGGGAAGTCGTCGGGGAACGGCACTGGGTGACGACGAACGGCTTGTTCGGCCATCTCGATAGTCATCGGCTCACAGACGAGCTGCTGGATTTCATTTCTTATGACTCCTATCCGCAGTTCTCATCGATTTATCCGGACGAGGGACCGGATCCTTTGCTGGATCGAAAATGGAGCTGGAATTTGAGCGGCGTCCGTTCCATTTCCCCGAATTTTTGCGTGATGGAACAGCAGTCCGGACCGGGAGGATGGGTGAACCGGATCTCGATGGCTTCGCCGCGACCCGGTCAAATGCGGCTCTGGACGTATCAATCGATCGCTCATGGCGCCGATATGGTCCTTTATTTCCGTTGGCGCACGGCAACGTTCGGATCCGAAATCTATTGGCACGGCATCAATGATTATCACAACCGGCCGAACCGCCGCGTCCGTGAGGCCGCGCGCGTTGGCGAAGAACTCGCCCGGGTGGGCGAGAAGCTCGCGCAAAGCCGTTACGAAGCGGACGTCGCGATCGTCGGCGACTATGACAACGTTTGGGACGGGGAGTTCGACGAGTGGCATGGCCCGCTGACCGCCAAAAGCGTGAGTGCCTGGATTAAAACGCTGCAGCGGGAACATATCGCGGCCGATTCGCTCACGCTGACGGGGGAAACCGCGCTGGACGAGTTGCGGCGTTACCGCGTGCTGGTGTATCCGCATCCGGCCATCCTGACGGAGGCTGCCGCGACGCTTCTCCGTTCGTACGCGGAGGCCGGCGGCACCGTATTGTTCGGCGCACGTACCGGCTACAAGAACGAATTCGGACATACCCGCATGATGCCGTTCCCCGGGCTTGCCGCTTCCTTGTGCGGCGTGACGGTCGAGGATTTCACGCTCATTAAAGGAACCGTGCCGGCACCCTCGCTTCATTGGATTGGCGAGGAGTCTTCCTCTGCCGACACTCTTAAGGCCGACGGTTTCAACGATATCTTGAGCGTAGAGTCGGACGGCGTAAAAGTGATCGCCGAATACGCTTCCGATTATTACGCGGGCAAACCCGCCTTGACCGTGAACTCGGTGGGCCAAGGGCGCGTTTACTATTACGGCGCCGCCTTCAACGAAGCCGTCGTGCGCAAGCTTCTGCCGGAGCTGGGCCTGCGGACAACGGCGGCAGACGTCATTGACGCGCCTGCTGAAGTTGAGATCGCCGTCCGCCGTCATCCGGAGAGCGGTGAAGCCTTTATTTTCGCGCTTAATTATTCGAGAGAACCGGTAACGTTGCACTTGAAACGCAGCGTTGTCGATTTGCTGAGCGGAAACTCCCTGGAAGGGAATGTCGTGCTCGAGCCTTACGGAGTGTTGGTGTTGAACGAATGTCCATGA
- a CDS encoding ABC transporter permease, whose amino-acid sequence MLMCLPAIVFFLVMSYLPMPGLYLAFVNFNYSDGMFRSPFVGMDNFEFLIHSGTLWRLTFNTIAYNLAFIVFGNGLQILIAILLNELRTRWFKKFTQSLMFLPYFISFVLVGLIAYNILSYEYGLLNSVLKSLGADPIQTYSNPKIWPFIILVTFLWQSTGYGSVVYFAAIMGLDSEILEAAEIDGANALQRIRYIVLPWLKPTFIILLLFSLGGILRGNFGLFYNLVGANNSALFNSTDIIETFVFRSLMNNFNFPLGSAVSLYQSVFGFFIVVTANWLVKKMSPENTLF is encoded by the coding sequence ATGCTCATGTGCTTGCCCGCCATCGTGTTTTTCCTGGTCATGTCTTACTTGCCGATGCCGGGCCTCTACCTTGCGTTCGTGAATTTCAACTACTCCGACGGCATGTTCCGCAGCCCTTTCGTCGGCATGGACAATTTCGAATTCCTCATCCATTCCGGTACGCTCTGGCGGCTTACCTTCAACACGATCGCCTACAACCTCGCCTTCATCGTTTTCGGCAACGGGCTGCAGATCCTGATCGCCATCCTGCTGAACGAGCTGCGGACGAGATGGTTCAAGAAGTTCACGCAGTCGCTCATGTTTTTGCCTTATTTCATTTCCTTCGTGCTCGTCGGACTGATCGCCTATAACATCCTGAGCTACGAATACGGATTGCTCAACAGCGTCCTGAAGTCGCTCGGCGCCGACCCGATCCAGACCTACTCCAATCCGAAAATTTGGCCGTTCATCATTCTCGTCACTTTCTTGTGGCAGTCGACGGGTTATGGCTCCGTGGTGTATTTCGCGGCGATCATGGGCCTCGACTCGGAAATCCTCGAAGCGGCGGAAATCGACGGCGCGAACGCCCTGCAGCGCATCCGCTACATCGTGCTGCCTTGGCTGAAACCGACGTTCATCATCCTGCTGCTGTTCTCGCTCGGCGGCATTTTGCGCGGCAATTTCGGGCTGTTCTACAACCTCGTCGGCGCGAACAACTCGGCGCTGTTCAATTCGACGGACATTATCGAGACGTTCGTTTTCCGCTCGCTGATGAACAACTTCAACTTCCCGCTCGGAAGCGCCGTCAGCCTGTATCAGTCGGTATTCGGCTTCTTCATCGTGGTGACCGCCAACTGGCTCGTCAAGAAAATGTCTCCGGAAAATACGCTGTTCTAG
- a CDS encoding alpha-glucosidase/alpha-galactosidase — protein MSFKIAFIGAGSIGFTRGLLRDLLSVPEISGIEVAFTDISEHNLQMVTELCRRDIRENGLAVPVTATTDRREALRGAKYVICTIRVGGLEAFATDVDIPLKYGVDQCVGDTLCAGGIMYGQRGIAAMLDICKDIREVAAPDALLLNYANPMAMLTWACNKYGGVRTVGLCHGVQHGHEQIAEAYGLPKEEVDIVCAGINHQTWYIQIRHKGKDLTGGLLEAFEKHPDFSRTEKVRIDMLRRFGYYSTESNGHLSEYVPWYRKRPDEIQDWIDLGSWINGETGGYLRVCTEGRNWFETDFPNWMKDPALKYASEERSREHGSYIIEGLETGRAYRGHFNVVNKGVISNLPDDAVIEAPGYVDRNGISMPLVGELPLGPAAVCNVSISVQRLAVEAAVHGDDRLLRQAFMMDPLVGAVCNPNEIWQMVDEMLVAGERWLPQYGEAIAAAKKRLAEGPRVATREGYRGAARLHVKTMDEMKQDRDAANKNAGASDKGQDRAFA, from the coding sequence GTGTCTTTCAAAATCGCGTTCATCGGAGCAGGCAGCATCGGATTTACCCGCGGACTGCTGCGGGACTTGCTTAGCGTACCGGAAATCAGCGGAATCGAAGTGGCTTTTACGGACATCAGCGAGCATAATCTTCAAATGGTCACGGAACTATGCCGGCGGGATATCCGCGAGAACGGCCTGGCCGTTCCGGTCACAGCCACGACGGATCGCAGGGAGGCGCTTCGCGGAGCTAAGTACGTGATCTGCACGATCCGGGTGGGCGGACTGGAAGCTTTCGCGACCGATGTCGACATTCCGCTGAAATACGGAGTCGACCAGTGCGTAGGCGATACGCTTTGCGCCGGCGGGATCATGTATGGCCAGCGCGGAATCGCGGCGATGCTGGACATTTGCAAGGATATTCGGGAGGTCGCGGCTCCGGATGCGCTGCTGCTCAATTACGCGAATCCGATGGCGATGCTGACATGGGCTTGCAACAAATACGGGGGCGTCCGCACCGTAGGTCTCTGCCACGGCGTGCAGCACGGTCATGAGCAAATCGCGGAAGCGTACGGCCTTCCGAAAGAGGAAGTCGACATCGTCTGCGCGGGGATCAATCATCAGACCTGGTATATTCAGATCCGGCACAAGGGCAAGGATCTCACGGGCGGCTTGCTGGAAGCGTTCGAGAAGCATCCGGATTTCAGCCGGACGGAGAAGGTGCGGATCGACATGCTCCGCCGGTTCGGGTACTACAGCACCGAGTCGAACGGACACTTGAGCGAGTACGTCCCCTGGTATCGCAAACGCCCGGATGAGATTCAAGATTGGATCGACTTGGGAAGCTGGATCAACGGGGAAACGGGGGGCTACCTCCGCGTCTGCACGGAAGGCCGCAACTGGTTTGAGACCGATTTTCCGAATTGGATGAAGGACCCGGCGCTGAAATACGCATCGGAAGAGCGCAGCCGCGAGCACGGCTCGTATATCATCGAAGGCCTGGAAACCGGAAGGGCCTACCGAGGCCATTTCAACGTCGTCAACAAGGGGGTCATCTCCAACTTGCCGGACGACGCGGTCATCGAGGCCCCGGGCTATGTGGATCGAAACGGCATCTCCATGCCGCTTGTAGGGGAACTCCCATTGGGACCTGCCGCAGTGTGCAATGTCAGCATTTCCGTTCAACGGTTGGCGGTGGAAGCCGCGGTTCACGGCGACGACCGTCTGCTGCGCCAGGCTTTCATGATGGATCCGTTGGTCGGGGCGGTGTGCAATCCGAACGAAATTTGGCAAATGGTCGATGAAATGCTGGTCGCCGGGGAACGATGGCTGCCTCAATACGGAGAAGCCATCGCGGCCGCGAAGAAGAGATTGGCGGAAGGGCCGCGCGTCGCGACACGGGAGGGTTATCGAGGCGCCGCGCGTTTGCACGTCAAGACGATGGACGAGATGAAGCAGGACCGGGACGCCGCGAACAAAAACGCCGGCGCGTCCGACAAAGGACAAGATCGAGCGTTTGCATAA
- a CDS encoding AraC family transcriptional regulator: MIASCEQYHVRWVHFVWKQIAYESGFTQSSYFINLFHRMNGMTPQQFRDLCG, translated from the coding sequence ATAATAGCTTCTTGCGAACAATATCACGTACGGTGGGTTCATTTCGTATGGAAGCAGATCGCTTATGAGTCGGGCTTTACCCAAAGCAGCTATTTCATCAACTTGTTCCATCGCATGAACGGGATGACGCCGCAGCAGTTCCGGGATTTGTGCGGGTAA